The Bos indicus x Bos taurus breed Angus x Brahman F1 hybrid chromosome 21, Bos_hybrid_MaternalHap_v2.0, whole genome shotgun sequence genomic interval ATTTTacctttaacaacaaaaaaacacgcctatgtatttcctttttttttttacatttttatctgaTTTCTTGAAAACTTGAATAAATTTCATAAAGAGCCTTCCTAACAAAATGTTGGTAAATTAACTGTTGCAGTAATTAATGAAGCTTTAATATCAGCATTGTTACTTTGTAATTTTAAGAAAGTCATGCTTTTGTTTCATCGCCCTGCTTTTCAGCTGTCCCTTGTCACTGTCACAGCTAGAGACTTAACGCCGTTCTTGATATTCTGAAGAACTCTGGGATTGTCCTGTGTATAGTGACATTAAATAAACGTGTGAATGAACTGTAaatatagataatttttaaatcattttcacatctaaacttaaaaaaatctcagtgaaccaaaaaatgaaaagcttttaaaTGCTGTAACATTAAGGGCTCTGTTCATGTTTAGAGAACAAATAGCCCCAGGAATTTCTACCTCTTATTACTGGATTCTGAGTTTTTCCTGATTCGAAGCTTACTAAATGGAATGTTTGTTCTGACCATCGGAGGTATTCATTGTTTCCTGTGACCTTCCTCTCGGCCGAGCCCCCTTTGCCGCGAGCTGGTGGCCCGTCTGTGCGGACGCTGGGAGGCCGCCGGCTGGAGTTCCAGGTGGCCACAGGCATGCTTCTGCAGCGGCCCTGCCCCGGTGGACTTGTTGGCTTCCTCCTCCGAGTCTCGAACTCTTTGCGGGGGCTCTGTCAGCGCTGTTGGGGCCCCGAGGCCCCCGGTGCAGAGGGAGCGCCGTGAgcgggcggggaggaggggccgGCCCCTCACCCTGCGCACTGGTACCACTGGTACCTCCGTCTCTGGAAGCTTCTCAGCAAGAATTCTGGGCCTGGACCTGCATGTCCCACCCGGGGCTCGCCCTCGTCGGGCCCTGGGAATCCCCACTCAGCTGGTGATCCCTGCTGTCTCTGCGTCCGGGCCTGGCGGGGCGGGCAAAGCCTCTGGCCACTCCCTCCTGGCCGCCTCTCCTCAGGGTCTCCAGAACCCGCCCGATGGTGCGGCCTCCTGAGAGTGGGGCCCTCGCCCGCCTTTGACTCAGAGCTGCTGGAGCGGGAGAGACATCAGGTTCTCCGCCCTCAGAGTGACCCGCTCCTGCAGAAGCCAGACGCCGTCTCCTCGGCCCTGGAGTAGGTTTTAGGCCCTGAATTCTAGTAGATTCATGGAAGTTTAAAAAGACACAGGTGCAacattttgatcttttaaaaaccaCTAGTTTTTACCTTGAAAAAATAAGTTCCAATGCCTGTTGAAACAGGCGATTTTGGACCAGATTCTGGACCAGCGGGCCTCTTCAAGGCGCTCAGCCCCACCGCGTCTGGTGTCGGCAGCCTCTGCAGCCATCAGGTGCAGGTGTGACTCCACTCGTGCTTGGATGCTCCTGGAAGACGCGGAGGTCCGCAGACCAGAGCGGATTTCAGAGCCACAGCGGGTCAGCGGGCCGGAGCCTGCAGGCCGCGGGAGGGCCTCCCTTCCCCAGCACAGCTCTCACCAGAGCCCGTAACTGGATATTCCCTCAGAATATTCCCCTTTCCCCAGATGTCTGTAAACAGCATGGTCATTTTCTCTGGGTGACTTTTCCCAGGTTGAGTGGCCTTTTTGGAGGAAGCGCGTCATCATCCGTGTGACCTGTCAGCGGGCAGGTCAGGGCTGCCCAAGGGGAGTTGCCCCCTGAAGCCAAGGTCGCAGGCCTTGGTGAGCGCTGTGTCTGGGGCAGGGCGGATCCAGGTGCCAGGGAACGGCCCGGAGGAGGCACCGGCTGAGTGAGCCCCTCGCTGCCCCGCACCCATGTCCTAAATCTAGCTCGTTGAGTGCAGGACCCAAGCCTCACGTGCAGCCGCTCTGTCCAGCTTTTCTTTGGTTCTCTTATGCAACCGTCTGGGCAGCAGGAGTAGTGGGAACCTTGTGGCTGAATTAGGGAAAACGTATCCATAGCTCGAAGCAGCCCCGGGGGGAAGGCAGCCAGGTGCTAGCTCGCATCGCTTTTGTACCATCTCTGAAAGGGCCTCACTTTACGGAGATTCACCACAAGTCTCCGGGGCCGGTGGGGCAGTTCAGGGGAGCTCCCGGCAGGCTGCCTCGGACCTGAGCCCCAGGGTCAGTCTTCCGGGGCAGGTGCAGGCCCGCCCCGCAGGTGAGGCTGACCTGGCACCGGAGCTCCGCCCGCGCCCCTTTCCTTTGGGGCTCAGGAGGCTGTTGGTCTGTCTGCAGCAGGACCCGTCCTGGGGCCGGTGTGCACGTCACAGTCTGGGCGGGGAGAGCGACTCGGAGAGTTGACTGACCAAGCCTGGACCAGTGCCACCAGCCCGTCCGCCAACCACCCCCTCGAGGGCCTGAGGGGCAAGTCCAAGgtagctgggggtggaggggagcccTGCTGGGACCCGGGGAGGCTTCAGGACGAGGGCTGGCTCTGACCTGGGCCTCCAAGACCCTCACGCTCCCTTCTTGCTCTCAGGGCCTCCAATCTCAGTAGCGCCCCAAAGATGTGTTCCGTGGTTGTAAATCGTTTTTTAGTTGAAATGTTacttcttctatatattcttatGAAACAAGGTTTAATTCTATCAATTTAGTATAATCAAACCCAGACTAAGAGCTGGGGTATTCTGATCAATTCTCATACGAAATCACTAGCAGGAATAAAGCGGCAACTCTGGTGAGATCAGATCGGCCTCCTGAATGTTAGACTCAAGAGTTGCCGCTGCTCCTGAAGCCGGCTTCCTTCCTGGGGGCTGGTAGGATGGCTCGTGGATTCCAGGCTGGAGAGAGCTGGTGCTTCGGGGTGTTCGTAAAGCCCTTCCTTGCCAGCTGTCCAGTGTCCAGGGCACAGACGGGCATCTACCTGGCTGTCTGGACAGCTGGACACCAGCAGGGTCTCTGAGGCCAGATGCTCTGTCCTGAGAAAATCCtcagggaggaggcaggcaggacaGGCCACCCTCACGAGTGGCCCGCAGCGGCAGGGGAGCGGGCCATCCGCACCGTGGTCTCGGTTCACACATCCAGCCAGCCTCCCCTAGGGCGTGGTCTGGAGTCTCTGACGGAGGCCTGCCAGCgtgttttccctttttctccctGTCGCCCAGTAACTAGCTTCTAGGCTGAAGCACAGGCTTACAGAAATAAGGTGACTTTCCACATCTTCTTTGGAATAGTGTTCACAGATCTGGAAATTTGTAGCTTCAGTGTTGCAATGTGTAACCTTAAgattattaataaatgaatgcCAGACTGTGACGTGCATCCCAGTGAGTGTGAGGAAATGTGAGTGCTGGTTGTTGCATGAGGCTCAGCCCTCCCGGGTTCGTCTTGAGCTCAGGGGCCTCCTGACCCCCACCAGAGGGGCGCCGCCATCACCACCCTCAGAGAGCAAACAACTTTTAAGAAATGCCACTAGGCTCTGTTCCTGGGGAACGCCGGCTCTGGGGAACGGGGCGCAGGCTCTGGGCCGCGCTGGGCGAGCTGGCCTGGGAGCCGGGGAACCCCTCAGCGGCCCCGAGCTGCAGCCCCTGGGGAGGGCAGTGAACAGCCCCTGCCCCCGGGAGGTGCCCCTCGCCTTTGGGCAGCGATGCTTCAAAGCACCCAGGCCCTGAGAGACCGACCACCCTCTCGCCCTGGCAAGCCCCGCCCAAAGCGTGCCTGCCAAGCAGCTCAGCGGCCTCCCCCGAGTTAGGGACTCGATACGCGGACACGGAGGGGGCTGTGAGAAATGTGGGCTCCCCAGCCGACTCGAGGCTGGGCGTGCCGCTGGAAGGGCTGAGTGTGGCTGTCTCCGCCGCCCCGTGTTTTGCTGGATTAATGGAAACTGCTTTGTTTGCAGGGTTCACTGTCAGCCCCCAGCCAGGCCACTCCTCCAGGTGGAACTGCAGTGTAGCGGCCCACGCCTGCTCGGGCGTCCTTGTCCCGGCCGCGTCTCGAGGGAGCAGCCGCAGCGCAGCGCCAGCCGCGTGGGACCTTTAGCAACGCCGCGTGGAGGGCAGGCCGCGAGGAGCTCGGCACGGCGCACCCCAACAAGCTGTTTCCAGTTTTAAACCGTTCTTTTGGGCTGCagtaaaaaatgagaaatgaggttttcttgctttttactcttaaaattcaatgtaatgttttatatatatatatataattatacatatatacatagtgtaaaataaaaatgtttcttggaCAAGAAATCCCCTTAAATCCAACTGtttatataggacttccctgcttCTGcactatttttaatactttaggTGGTCAGGAGACAACCTGGAATGCACTCATAAAAGTTGTTAAAGTTATTTCTTGTAATTCAGGAAGACAAATGCTGCAATCAGATTTTTGAAGATTATTTGCACTTAAAATAGCTTAATGCAGTTACAGAGTTATTTTGAATATGGGTGCAGTGGAGCGCCGAGCTGTGGCACAAACACGCCCTTTCTTAAtctgttaacatttattttaatactcTCGTTCCAATGCAGTCAGCTCTGTATTATATGCATAAATAATGTAAGTCTGCAGTTGCGGAAAGGGTCACTTCAGTAAGTAATTTTCATCATTTAAGAGTGATATTTCTAATTCACACAAAGTTAATATTAAAGCTGTCTTGAATATACCACTCGTCTGTCTTCTATTAAACTGGCTCTGGCTTCACTGCAGTTTTGTTTTTGAGGTGCTCAGGCCGTGTCCCTCGAGGCCCTCCAGCAGTCGAGATCGATTTCAGGCAGCTCTGGGGAGCCAGCTGCTTCTCTGGCCACTTCCTGCCACGTCCCCATCTTCGGCCGTGGCACGTGGGTGCCGACTCCGGTCTCAACAAACCATTTTCTCCTTACAGCTTAAAGCCCACGAGCCCACCTTTTGTCGCCGAGAGATCTCACCCGCGACTCTCTCTACGGTTGTGTGTGAAAATGCTTTGTTCCCCGTGCGGCAAAAAGGCTAATGAGATGACTCGGGACTTTGGTTGTAACCAGCTGGTGAGCAGCTCTGAGCATAGGTCAGGCCCACACCTGCGTTCAGACTCTACAGGTGACTACAGTAATAACAGTGTGCAGCTGCCAAGCAGAGACCTTTTGGTCAAATCAGTTGAGCCCTCTGAAGGCCTTTGTTCAGTCAGGCTCTAAACCATGGTGCCTAAAACACATTTCTCAGAGATCCCAGTAAACCGGGGGCACGTCCGAGTGATGTTAGTCTAGAAAAGATGTGAACACACTCTACTCACTCCCCTGCCATCATCTACGTGAACGTCCCCACAGGATCACGCTGCTGGTTGCAGGAAAACTCCCATCAGCACAGGTCTTGCTTCCTTCccgagaggagaggaggaaggtcGGGAGCCAGCTCTCCGCCGCCGCCTCGCCTCACAGCTGGTCGGGTCTATGTGGACAGAGACCACCAGCACTCGGGCAGCAGAGCCAGGTGGCCGCCTGTGCCCCGGAGGCCTGGCCAGTGCCGGCCCACGGGGTGCAGAGCCCTGGAAGGCGGGGAGCCCCTGGGGCAGCAGGACTGTGCTCCTCAAACCCGGGAGAGGGGGCCCACCCGCTGACACTGAAGAGGGAGCCCCCCGGGGGCCCAGCCCAGCGCCACGCTGGGGACAGGTGTGCAGTCACTGCACAGAGCCCTTCACGTCTCTGTATTCAAAGTGGGTTACGATGCCCCTGAACTGCCCTCAGAGCTGCCCTCGCTGGGAGCTGGCTCCGAGCAGGCCCCGTCCCTGGCCGCCCCCTCATCTGCTGAGCCCTCGGCGCCCCCAGCTCCCGCCCCGACCCCGGACGTGGGCCGTCTGTCATTCTCGGCCCAACGCCACCCCGCCACGGGAGGGCCCTGAAGCCGGCCCCTCGCCATGCGCCCAGCCCAGAAGGCCCCAGGCCTCCCCCTGCTCCTGggcccccgcccccacgccctGTGAAATGTCAGCCCCCTGCGCCCCTCCCCCGGTCCCCGCGAAAcaccagccccctgccccagccccccagcccccgcctTCCATGGCCACTGCTGCTCTGCCCTGGCCTCCACCAGCAGGGGAAACAGGTGTCTACTGTGCCCACTTACTGCCAGCACCCCAGAAACGAAGCTGGGTGCCTGCCCCCGGGGCCATCAAAGCAGTGCCCTCTACCCACGGAGGAGGCTGGACCCTGTGGGCTGGGCCGGCGACCTGCCCGCAGCCCGCCCCTCGCCTACCACTACGCCAGGGCCCCAGGGCCGCGTGCTGGCCTGGGCACCCTCCTCAGGAGGCAATCAGGTGAGCCGGGCGCTGCGCCCAAGTCTCCCCAGCAGAGCCAGTGCCCCTGACGCGCCCACAAAAGTCAGGATAAAGGACGGTCAGGACACGCGTTCAACTCGGCAAACAGGAGGATCCAACACCGTGAGGACAGCTTGCTCTTTAATAAAATCAGGGGTCTCCGGTGGTATAGTCCGGAAGCTGAACTGTGCTGAACACTAGCACTGATGGGCTACAGGCACGCGGAGCCCGCGGTGAAGCCAGCCTAAACAACACGTAATAACAGTATAATCTCTCTTCTGAttcatataaaaattacaaaatgtccCTGCCCCAAACCCTTACGTtatggaaatgaaataaaaccctAGAAGGAGATGGTTTTACAGATGTATTAGACTCGAACACACAGTAAAGCCGCCCTCTGGACACGGCTGTCCAGCCGGCGGCTCCAGGCCGAGGCGGTGGTGCGGGTCTGGGGGCGGCGCTCCGGGGACAGGACGCCCGGCCCTGGGAGCCCCCGCGCGCTCACCGGCACAGTGGCGGGGAGCCAGCCCGAGCAGGGGGCCGCGGCGCTCAGTCGCCCCCACCTCTGCGCTCTATCGTGGGCAGGCGGTACTGCTTCAGGCTGGGCTTGATGTCCTTCTGCGTCTCTGTCTGTCCGAGAGAGGGACAGACA includes:
- the LOC113879614 gene encoding proline-rich protein HaeIII subfamily 1-like; amino-acid sequence: MLCSPCGKKANEMTRDFGCNQLVSSSEHRITLLVAGKLPSAQVLLPSREERRKVGSQLSAAASPHSWSGLCGQRPPALGQQSQVAACAPEAWPVPAHGVQSPGRRGAPGAAGLCSSNPGEGAHPLTLKREPPGGPAQRHAGDSSRPDPGRGPSVILGPTPPRHGRALKPAPRHAPSPEGPRPPPAPGPPPPRPVKCQPPAPLPRSPRNTSPLPQPPSPRLPWPLLLCPGLHQQGKQVSTVPTYCQHPRNEAGCLPPGPSKQCPLPTEEAGPCGLGRRPARSPPLAYHYARAPGPRAGLGTLLRRQSGEPGAAPKSPQQSQCP